In Marinicauda algicola, one DNA window encodes the following:
- a CDS encoding conjugal transfer protein TraG, whose protein sequence is MSGTRVLWGQITVVFTIILVMTWAATQWTAWRLGFQPQLGTPWFDLAGWPVYYPPAFFWWWFSFDAYAPGIFIEGAAIAASGGLLAIAVAILMSIIRAREARNIETYGSARWAEDREIATAGLLGPDGVVLGKHERDYLRHDGPEHVLCFAPTRSGKGVGLVVPTLLTWPGSCIVHDIKGENWTLTAGFRARHGRVLLFDPTNAKSSAYNPLLEVRRGEWEVRDVQNIADILVDPEGSLDKRNHWEKTSHSLLVGAILHVLYAEPDKTLAGVANFLSDPRRPVEATLRAMMSAPHLGAAGVHPVVASAARELLNKSENERSGVLSTAMSFLGLYRDPVVAKVTARCDWRIADLVGSRRPASLYLVVPPSDINRTKPLIRLILNQIGRRLTEELKASGKRHRLLLMLDEFPALGRLDFFESALAFMAGYGLKSFLIAQSLNQIERAYGPNNSILDNCHVRVAFATNDERTAKRVSDSLGTATELRDSTNYAGHRLAPWLGHLMVSRQETARPLLTPGEIMQLPPTDEIVMVSGAPPIRAKKARYFEDRRFKERILPPPDLVIPQSGPATSADDWSSRELAAPIESTRLPGHDGGDGDPANAGIRREPELPEHEEIVAPPRSPDHEFDVLEDEPDVDAAKARAMRQQMRMVARQASMNPSDGIEL, encoded by the coding sequence ATGTCGGGAACGCGCGTCCTCTGGGGTCAGATCACCGTCGTCTTCACCATCATTCTGGTGATGACCTGGGCGGCGACTCAATGGACCGCGTGGCGGCTCGGTTTCCAGCCGCAGCTCGGAACGCCCTGGTTCGATCTGGCTGGCTGGCCGGTCTATTATCCGCCGGCCTTCTTCTGGTGGTGGTTCTCGTTCGATGCCTACGCACCCGGCATCTTCATCGAAGGCGCGGCCATCGCCGCGTCGGGCGGATTGCTCGCCATCGCTGTCGCGATCCTCATGTCGATCATCCGCGCCAGGGAGGCACGCAATATCGAGACCTACGGCTCGGCGCGGTGGGCCGAAGATAGGGAGATCGCCACCGCGGGCCTGCTTGGTCCCGACGGCGTCGTGCTCGGCAAGCACGAGCGCGACTATCTACGCCATGACGGGCCGGAGCATGTGCTGTGCTTCGCCCCGACGAGGAGCGGCAAGGGTGTGGGTCTCGTCGTGCCGACGCTGCTCACCTGGCCGGGAAGCTGCATTGTCCACGACATCAAGGGCGAGAACTGGACGCTCACCGCTGGCTTCCGCGCGCGTCATGGCCGCGTGCTGCTATTCGATCCGACCAATGCAAAATCTTCCGCCTACAATCCGCTGCTGGAGGTTCGGCGCGGCGAGTGGGAAGTCAGGGACGTTCAGAATATCGCCGACATTCTGGTTGATCCGGAAGGCAGCCTCGACAAGCGAAATCATTGGGAGAAAACGAGCCACAGCCTTCTTGTTGGCGCGATCCTGCATGTCCTCTACGCCGAGCCGGACAAGACGTTGGCTGGCGTCGCCAACTTCCTGTCCGATCCCCGCCGCCCGGTGGAAGCGACACTGCGCGCCATGATGTCGGCGCCGCATCTCGGCGCAGCCGGCGTTCATCCCGTTGTCGCCTCGGCCGCGCGCGAGCTGCTGAACAAGAGTGAGAACGAACGGTCAGGCGTGCTGTCGACCGCCATGAGCTTTCTCGGCCTCTATCGCGATCCGGTCGTGGCGAAGGTGACGGCGCGCTGCGACTGGCGCATCGCCGATCTCGTCGGCAGCCGGAGGCCAGCCAGTCTCTACCTCGTGGTTCCACCATCGGACATCAACCGCACCAAGCCGCTGATCCGGCTGATCCTCAACCAGATCGGCCGGCGCTTGACGGAAGAGTTGAAGGCATCGGGCAAACGCCATCGACTCCTGCTGATGCTCGACGAATTTCCTGCGCTCGGCAGATTGGACTTCTTTGAATCCGCGCTCGCCTTCATGGCGGGCTACGGCCTCAAATCCTTCCTGATCGCGCAGTCGCTCAATCAGATCGAACGCGCCTATGGGCCGAACAATTCTATCCTCGACAACTGCCATGTCCGGGTCGCCTTCGCCACCAATGACGAACGCACCGCCAAGCGCGTATCGGATTCGTTGGGCACGGCGACAGAGCTGCGCGACTCCACCAACTATGCCGGGCACAGACTGGCGCCCTGGCTCGGCCATCTCATGGTGTCGCGACAGGAGACGGCGCGGCCGCTGCTGACGCCCGGCGAGATCATGCAGCTTCCACCGACCGATGAGATCGTCATGGTTTCGGGTGCGCCGCCGATCCGGGCGAAGAAGGCTCGCTATTTCGAGGATCGCCGGTTCAAGGAGCGCATCCTGCCGCCGCCGGACCTTGTGATTCCGCAATCCGGTCCCGCCACATCAGCGGATGACTGGTCGAGCCGCGAGCTTGCCGCCCCGATCGAGTCGACGAGGCTCCCTGGACATGACGGCGGCGACGGCGATCCGGCCAATGCCGGCATTCGCCGTGAACCTGAACTGCCCGAGCACGAAGAGATCGTCGCGCCACCGCGTTCGCCCGATCACGAGTTCGACGTGCTGGAAGACGAGCCGGATGTTGACGCCGCCAAGGCGCGCGCGATGCGCCAACAGATGCGCATGGTCGCACGGCAGGCGTCCATGAACCCGAGCGACGGCATCGAGCTGTAG
- the trbK-alt gene encoding putative entry exclusion protein TrbK-alt, with product MDGKMLARLGAVIFIAFAITATAIEMTRKDDAPTRRPAPVLEPSRDPLREGQRRCQQLGEAAANDAECLRVWAETRDRFLGRTPTPASSERP from the coding sequence ATGGACGGCAAGATGCTGGCCCGGCTGGGCGCCGTCATCTTCATCGCTTTCGCGATCACCGCGACGGCGATCGAGATGACGCGAAAAGACGATGCGCCGACGCGGCGACCGGCCCCCGTTCTTGAACCTTCGCGCGACCCGCTGCGCGAAGGTCAGCGCAGGTGCCAGCAACTCGGCGAGGCTGCGGCCAACGACGCCGAATGCCTGCGCGTCTGGGCTGAGACACGCGACCGTTTCCTTGGCCGCACACCTACGCCCGCTTCAAGCGAGAGGCCGTAG
- a CDS encoding CopG family transcriptional regulator has protein sequence MQTKSRMNVYFDPALLKKIDALATRRNVSKSAVVEAAVASFLSADASERLEAALTRRMDKLGRQIDGLDEDLAILGETVSLFIRFWLTVTPPLTEAAQVSARAKGAERFDGFLQSLGRRLATGDRFLKELSRDIDSLRNEDDVDASETNGDQT, from the coding sequence ATGCAGACCAAGTCGCGCATGAACGTCTATTTCGATCCGGCGCTGCTGAAGAAGATCGATGCGTTGGCGACGCGGCGCAATGTCTCGAAGTCCGCTGTTGTCGAAGCCGCCGTCGCATCCTTCCTCTCGGCCGACGCTTCTGAGCGGCTGGAGGCGGCGCTGACCCGGCGCATGGACAAGCTCGGCCGCCAGATTGACGGGCTCGACGAAGATCTCGCCATCTTAGGCGAGACCGTTTCGCTCTTCATCCGCTTCTGGCTGACCGTCACGCCGCCGCTTACCGAAGCTGCGCAAGTCTCGGCGCGCGCGAAAGGCGCCGAGCGCTTCGACGGCTTCCTGCAATCGCTTGGCCGAAGATTGGCGACGGGCGATCGCTTCCTGAAAGAGTTGTCGCGGGATATCGACTCACTGCGCAACGAGGACGATGTTGATGCGTCTGAGACGAACGGCGATCAGACCTGA
- the trbL gene encoding P-type conjugative transfer protein TrbL codes for MGGSGVIDNFLAVFTSYIDSGFGLLGGEVAFIATTLIVIDVTLAALFWSWGADDDIIARLVKKTLFVGVFAYIIGNWNNLARIVFESFAGLGLKASGTGFSAQDLMRPGRVAQTGLDAARPLLESISDLMGWIAFFENFIQIACLLFAWALVLLAFFILAIQLFITLIEFKLTTLAGFVLIPFGLFGKTAFMAERVLGNVISSGIKVLVLAVIIGIGSTLFSQFTAGFGGQTPTIDDAMAIVLAALTLLGLGIFGPGIANGLVSGGPQLGAGSAVGTGLVAGGMVLAGGAAAGLAARGGAAALAGGAAAVRGGASAAGAASAAYSMGSLGQSGAAGVASGLGGVARAAGGAASSPLRRAAASVRSSFSAGVKRGFGATGGSSTMGTVGGDADAAASTPSAASGPPAWAQRMKRGQALNHGVTMAAHAVRSGDSHGGGSSVNLSESDRS; via the coding sequence ATGGGCGGCTCCGGCGTCATCGACAATTTCCTAGCGGTCTTCACCAGTTATATCGACTCCGGGTTCGGCCTGCTCGGCGGCGAAGTGGCGTTCATCGCGACGACGCTGATTGTCATCGACGTGACGCTCGCCGCGCTGTTCTGGAGCTGGGGCGCCGACGACGACATCATCGCGCGCCTGGTGAAGAAGACTCTGTTCGTCGGCGTGTTCGCCTACATCATCGGCAACTGGAACAATCTCGCGCGCATCGTCTTCGAGAGCTTCGCGGGCCTCGGCCTGAAAGCCTCCGGCACCGGCTTCTCCGCGCAGGATCTGATGCGGCCGGGCCGCGTCGCGCAGACCGGGCTCGACGCGGCCCGGCCGCTGCTCGAATCCATCTCCGACCTGATGGGCTGGATCGCCTTCTTCGAGAACTTCATCCAGATCGCCTGCCTCTTGTTCGCCTGGGCGCTGGTGCTGCTCGCTTTCTTCATCCTCGCCATCCAGCTTTTCATCACGCTCATTGAGTTCAAGCTGACCACGCTCGCGGGCTTCGTGCTGATCCCGTTCGGCCTGTTCGGCAAAACCGCGTTCATGGCCGAACGGGTGCTTGGCAACGTCATTTCGTCCGGCATCAAGGTGCTGGTGCTCGCCGTCATCATCGGCATCGGCTCGACGTTGTTCAGCCAGTTCACCGCCGGTTTCGGCGGCCAGACGCCGACCATCGACGACGCCATGGCGATCGTGCTGGCGGCGCTCACCTTGCTCGGCCTCGGCATCTTCGGTCCCGGCATCGCCAATGGGCTGGTGAGCGGCGGTCCCCAACTCGGCGCCGGCTCGGCCGTCGGCACAGGTCTCGTAGCAGGCGGCATGGTTCTCGCCGGCGGTGCGGCCGCTGGTCTTGCCGCGCGTGGCGGAGCCGCAGCGCTCGCCGGCGGCGCCGCCGCTGTGCGGGGAGGCGCTTCTGCCGCTGGCGCTGCGTCCGCGGCCTACAGCATGGGCTCGCTCGGCCAGTCGGGCGCGGCCGGCGTCGCCTCCGGCCTTGGCGGCGTCGCGCGCGCCGCAGGAGGCGCGGCGTCCTCACCCCTTCGCCGGGCCGCCGCCAGCGTCAGGTCCAGCTTCTCCGCCGGCGTCAAACGCGGTTTCGGCGCCACGGGCGGCTCTTCGACCATGGGCACGGTCGGCGGCGACGCTGACGCCGCCGCCTCGACACCTTCCGCCGCCAGCGGCCCGCCGGCTTGGGCGCAGCGCATGAAACGCGGCCAAGCGCTCAACCACGGCGTCACCATGGCCGCCCATGCGGTGCGCTCCGGCGACAGCCATGGCGGCGGCTCTTCCGTCAACCTCTCCGAAAGTGACCGCTCATGA
- the trbE gene encoding conjugal transfer protein TrbE, with protein MINLAEYRNRSTRLADFLPWVALAADGVVLNKDGSFQRTARFRGPDLDSAVAAELVAVAGRLNNAFRRLGSGWAIFVEAQRHEAAIYPASRFSDAASALVDAERKADFEEAGAHFESSYFLTFLYLPPAEDAARVESWLYEGREQTGIDPREILSAFTDRTDRVLQLVEGFMPECRWLDDGETLTFLHSTVSTKRHRVRVPETPIYLDALLADQPLTGGLEPRLGEAHLRVLTIVGFPTATTPGILDELNRLAFPYRWSTRAILLDKTDATKLLTKIRRQWFAKRKSIAAIVKEVMTNEASVLVDTDAANKAADADLALQELGADYAGQAYVTASIAIWDADPRMADEKLRLAEKVVQGRDFTCMTETINAVDAWLGSLPGHVYANVRQPPISTLNLAHMIPLSAVWAGPERDEHFGAPPLLYGRTEGSTPFRFSLHVGDVGHTLVVGPTGAGKSVLLACMALQFRRYARSQVFAFDFGGSIRAAALAMGGDWHDLGGGLTEGAETSVALQPLARIHENHERAWAADWIGAILAREGVAMTPEVKEHLWTALSSLASAPVEERTITGLAVLLQANDLKQALRPFCVGGPYGRLLDAESEHLGHAAVQAFETEGLIGSGAAPAVLAYLFHRIGDRLDGRPTLLIVDEGWLALDDEGFSGQLREWLKTLRKKNASVIFATQSLSDIDGSAIAPAIIESCPTRLLLPNERAIEPQITAIYRRFGLNDRQIEILARATPKRDYYCQSRRGNRLFDLGLSEVALALCAASSKSDQTAIQTIFAEHGPDGFLSAWLRARDVGWAADLIPDLTNLETTS; from the coding sequence ATGATCAATCTCGCCGAATATCGCAACCGCAGCACAAGGCTCGCCGATTTCCTGCCCTGGGTGGCGCTCGCCGCAGACGGCGTCGTTCTCAACAAGGACGGCAGCTTCCAGCGCACCGCCCGATTCAGGGGACCGGACCTCGACAGCGCCGTTGCGGCCGAACTGGTCGCCGTCGCGGGCCGGCTCAACAACGCCTTTCGTCGTCTCGGCTCTGGCTGGGCGATTTTCGTTGAAGCACAGCGTCACGAAGCGGCGATCTATCCGGCAAGTCGTTTCAGCGACGCCGCCTCCGCGCTGGTCGATGCGGAACGCAAGGCCGATTTCGAGGAAGCCGGCGCGCACTTCGAGTCGAGCTATTTCCTGACCTTTCTCTATCTGCCGCCGGCCGAGGACGCGGCACGCGTGGAAAGCTGGCTCTATGAGGGCCGCGAGCAAACGGGCATCGACCCGCGCGAGATATTGTCGGCCTTCACCGACCGCACTGATCGCGTGCTCCAACTCGTCGAAGGCTTCATGCCCGAATGCCGTTGGCTCGACGACGGCGAGACGCTGACCTTCCTGCATTCGACGGTCTCGACCAAGCGCCATCGGGTGCGCGTGCCCGAAACGCCGATATATCTCGACGCGCTCTTGGCCGATCAGCCGCTCACCGGCGGGCTGGAACCGCGCCTTGGCGAAGCGCATCTGCGTGTGCTCACCATCGTCGGCTTCCCGACAGCGACCACTCCAGGGATTCTCGACGAGCTGAATCGCCTGGCGTTCCCGTATCGCTGGTCAACGCGCGCGATCCTGCTCGACAAGACCGACGCCACCAAGCTGCTGACCAAGATCAGGCGGCAATGGTTCGCCAAGCGCAAATCCATCGCGGCGATCGTCAAGGAGGTGATGACCAACGAGGCGTCCGTCCTCGTGGACACCGACGCGGCGAACAAGGCGGCCGATGCCGATCTCGCCTTGCAGGAACTCGGCGCCGACTATGCCGGCCAAGCCTATGTGACGGCGAGCATCGCCATCTGGGACGCCGATCCGCGCATGGCGGATGAGAAATTGCGGCTGGCAGAGAAGGTCGTTCAGGGTCGCGACTTCACCTGCATGACCGAGACCATCAACGCTGTCGACGCCTGGCTCGGCTCATTGCCGGGGCATGTCTACGCCAATGTCCGCCAGCCGCCGATCAGCACATTGAATCTCGCCCACATGATCCCGCTCTCGGCGGTGTGGGCGGGGCCGGAACGGGACGAGCATTTCGGCGCGCCCCCACTGCTTTACGGCAGGACCGAAGGTTCGACGCCGTTCCGGTTTTCTCTTCACGTCGGCGATGTCGGGCATACGCTCGTCGTCGGCCCGACGGGCGCGGGCAAGTCCGTGCTGCTCGCCTGCATGGCCTTGCAGTTCCGGCGTTATGCGCGAAGCCAAGTGTTCGCCTTCGATTTCGGCGGCTCGATCCGCGCCGCTGCGCTCGCCATGGGCGGCGACTGGCATGATCTCGGCGGCGGCCTGACCGAAGGGGCAGAGACCTCCGTCGCGCTTCAGCCGCTCGCCCGCATTCATGAAAACCATGAGCGCGCGTGGGCCGCAGACTGGATCGGCGCCATTCTCGCGCGCGAGGGCGTCGCGATGACGCCGGAGGTGAAGGAGCATCTTTGGACGGCGCTGTCGTCGCTCGCCTCAGCGCCAGTCGAAGAACGCACCATCACTGGCCTCGCGGTGCTGTTGCAGGCGAACGATCTCAAGCAGGCTCTACGTCCCTTCTGCGTCGGCGGGCCTTACGGCCGCCTGCTCGACGCGGAATCCGAACATCTCGGACATGCGGCCGTGCAAGCCTTCGAGACCGAAGGGCTGATCGGCTCGGGCGCGGCGCCGGCGGTGCTCGCCTATCTCTTTCATCGCATCGGTGATCGCCTTGACGGCCGGCCGACCTTGCTGATCGTGGATGAAGGCTGGCTCGCGCTCGATGACGAGGGCTTTTCCGGCCAGCTCCGCGAATGGCTGAAGACGCTGAGGAAGAAGAACGCCTCCGTCATCTTCGCCACGCAATCGCTGTCCGACATTGACGGCAGCGCGATCGCGCCGGCGATCATCGAAAGCTGCCCGACGCGCTTGCTGCTGCCGAACGAGCGCGCCATCGAGCCGCAGATCACCGCGATCTATCGCCGCTTCGGTCTTAACGACCGGCAGATCGAAATCCTCGCGCGGGCGACGCCCAAGCGTGATTATTACTGCCAATCACGGCGCGGCAACCGCCTGTTCGATCTCGGGCTCTCCGAAGTCGCGCTGGCGCTCTGCGCGGCGTCCTCGAAATCCGATCAAACCGCGATCCAGACGATCTTCGCCGAGCATGGCCCGGACGGCTTCCTGTCGGCCTGGCTACGCGCCCGCGATGTCGGCTGGGCCGCCGACCTCATTCCCGACCTCACCAATCTGGAGACCACGTCATGA
- a CDS encoding LysR family transcriptional regulator yields the protein MVSLLQTLAVAEYLNLRHAANALGVSQSSLSTRIRVLEEDLGVALFERHARGVRLTDAGRRFVEKVAAGVDQLDDAVKTAGMTARSELGRLRVGVHALVSGGFLAELIGLYRDQYPSIDLDIIEGTARETMAQLRADRLDVSFVANAPDFPDCLSRRIWTERLKVVLPPNHLLAHQTSVMWADLASETFLVPYGGTGPQVHDHILLRLAGGWPNASILPLAVERATLLSMVAQGFGVTIVGDATALAPPPGVVFLPITDEPEPVCFSAVWSPQNRSPALRAFLDLAQRVARSAPTA from the coding sequence ATGGTGTCCTTGCTTCAGACACTGGCCGTCGCGGAGTATCTGAACTTGCGTCATGCCGCCAACGCGCTCGGCGTCAGCCAGTCGAGCTTGAGTACGCGGATCAGGGTGCTGGAGGAAGATCTGGGCGTTGCCCTTTTCGAGCGCCACGCGAGGGGCGTGCGACTGACTGATGCGGGCCGGCGCTTCGTCGAGAAGGTAGCGGCCGGTGTTGACCAGCTCGATGATGCGGTGAAGACCGCCGGCATGACAGCGCGCAGCGAACTCGGCCGCCTTCGTGTCGGCGTCCACGCGCTTGTTTCAGGCGGCTTCCTCGCCGAACTAATCGGCCTTTACCGCGACCAGTACCCGAGCATCGACCTGGATATTATCGAAGGAACAGCTCGCGAGACTATGGCTCAGCTTCGCGCCGATCGACTGGATGTGAGCTTCGTCGCCAACGCGCCGGACTTTCCCGATTGTCTATCCCGGCGGATTTGGACCGAACGCCTGAAAGTCGTGCTGCCGCCGAACCATCTTCTTGCGCATCAAACGAGCGTCATGTGGGCTGATCTCGCATCCGAGACCTTTCTTGTCCCCTACGGCGGAACCGGGCCACAGGTGCATGATCATATCCTCCTGCGCCTCGCTGGGGGATGGCCCAATGCTTCGATCCTGCCGCTTGCCGTCGAGCGCGCCACATTGTTATCGATGGTTGCGCAGGGCTTCGGCGTCACCATCGTCGGCGACGCGACAGCTCTTGCGCCGCCGCCCGGCGTCGTTTTCCTGCCGATCACCGACGAGCCAGAGCCGGTTTGCTTTTCCGCCGTATGGTCGCCGCAAAATCGCAGCCCCGCGCTCCGCGCCTTCCTTGACCTTGCTCAAAGGGTCGCTCGGTCAGCTCCGACGGCCTGA
- the trbJ gene encoding P-type conjugative transfer protein TrbJ: protein MNIRRSRAALLAASILSAPVALSPVMTPPAYALFGIGDIVFDPSNYAENVLSAARALEQINNQIQSLQNEAQMLINQARNLASLPYSSLQQLQQSVQRTQQLLAQAQRIAFDVQQIDQAFQQQYRNISLSTSDQQLVADARSRWQNTVAGLQDALRVQAGVVGNIDTNRAEMAALVGQSQGATGALQATQAGNQLLALQAQQLADLTAVVAANGRAQALLEAERAAAAEQGREQRRRFLTPGAGYQPGNARMFPAGSN, encoded by the coding sequence ATGAATATCCGTCGCTCGCGCGCGGCGCTTCTCGCCGCGTCCATTCTCTCCGCGCCCGTCGCGCTGTCGCCGGTGATGACCCCGCCGGCTTACGCCTTGTTCGGCATCGGCGACATCGTGTTCGACCCCTCCAACTATGCTGAGAACGTGCTGTCGGCGGCTCGCGCGCTGGAGCAGATCAACAACCAGATTCAGAGTCTTCAGAACGAAGCGCAGATGCTCATCAATCAGGCGCGCAATCTCGCGAGCCTGCCTTATTCCTCGCTTCAGCAGCTCCAGCAATCGGTGCAGCGGACGCAGCAGCTTCTGGCGCAGGCGCAACGCATCGCCTTCGACGTCCAGCAGATCGACCAGGCGTTCCAGCAGCAATATCGCAACATTTCGCTATCGACGAGCGACCAGCAGCTTGTCGCCGACGCTCGCTCCCGCTGGCAGAACACTGTCGCTGGCCTTCAGGACGCCTTGCGCGTGCAGGCTGGTGTCGTCGGCAACATCGACACCAACCGCGCCGAGATGGCTGCGCTGGTCGGGCAGAGCCAGGGCGCGACTGGCGCGCTTCAGGCGACGCAAGCCGGCAATCAGCTTCTCGCACTACAGGCGCAGCAGCTCGCTGACCTCACCGCGGTCGTGGCGGCGAACGGCCGCGCGCAGGCGCTGTTGGAAGCAGAGCGCGCGGCGGCCGCCGAACAGGGCCGCGAACAGCGCCGACGGTTCCTGACGCCCGGCGCCGGATACCAACCCGGCAACGCCCGCATGTTCCCCGCCGGTAGCAACTGA
- a CDS encoding TrbC/VirB2 family protein has protein sequence MIRSLSRGGQLMATAAAALTVSLLITPAAHAAGSSMPWEAPLQSILESIEGPVAKIVAVIIIIVTGLTLAFGDTSGGFRRLVQIVFGLSIAFAASSFFLSFFSFGGGALV, from the coding sequence ATGATCCGTTCGCTTTCGCGCGGCGGCCAACTCATGGCGACAGCCGCCGCTGCTCTCACCGTCAGCCTTCTCATCACGCCCGCCGCCCACGCCGCAGGCTCGTCGATGCCATGGGAGGCGCCGCTCCAATCGATCCTGGAAAGCATAGAAGGTCCGGTGGCGAAGATCGTCGCCGTCATCATCATCATCGTGACGGGCCTGACGCTGGCCTTCGGCGATACGTCGGGCGGCTTCCGGCGGCTCGTCCAGATCGTGTTCGGCCTGTCGATCGCGTTCGCGGCCAGCTCCTTCTTCCTGTCGTTCTTCTCGTTCGGCGGCGGAGCGCTCGTCTGA
- a CDS encoding VirB3 family type IV secretion system protein, with translation MAGLLQQAEDVPGFVVPVHRALTEHILLGGAPRAIAIMNGTLAGAVGLGLRLWLVGLAIWAIGHFAAVWAAKRDPLFVDVGRRHLRIPGHLTV, from the coding sequence ATGGCGGGCCTCCTGCAACAAGCCGAAGACGTGCCGGGATTTGTCGTCCCGGTCCATCGGGCGCTGACCGAGCACATCCTGCTCGGCGGCGCCCCGCGCGCCATCGCAATCATGAACGGCACGCTTGCCGGCGCCGTGGGCCTCGGCCTGCGGCTCTGGCTGGTCGGCCTCGCCATCTGGGCGATCGGCCATTTCGCAGCCGTCTGGGCGGCGAAGCGCGATCCGCTCTTCGTGGATGTCGGCCGCCGGCATCTGCGCATCCCCGGTCATCTCACGGTCTGA
- a CDS encoding DNA -binding domain-containing protein produces MRVRPELDPDVEDEAPVCPDITAYDETHFVTYLRLLDAQAEGADWMEVARIVLHRDPAAEEAQCRRCWESHLARAQWMTKNGYRRILEQAVEEARDTSQH; encoded by the coding sequence ATGCGCGTGAGGCCGGAGCTTGATCCCGACGTCGAAGACGAAGCGCCGGTCTGTCCCGACATCACAGCCTATGATGAAACGCATTTCGTGACCTATCTACGCCTTCTGGACGCGCAGGCCGAAGGCGCCGACTGGATGGAGGTGGCGCGGATCGTGCTCCATCGCGATCCGGCTGCCGAGGAAGCGCAATGTCGGCGCTGCTGGGAAAGCCATCTCGCCCGCGCGCAATGGATGACGAAGAACGGCTACCGCCGGATACTCGAACAGGCGGTCGAAGAAGCGCGAGACACCTCGCAGCACTGA
- the trbB gene encoding P-type conjugative transfer ATPase TrbB, translating into MSAAHQRPEAIQRGARMLRTALGPAIARFLEDPATVEVMLNPDGRLWIDRLSEGLSDTGERLSAADAERIVRLVAHHVGAEVHPGSPRVSAELPETGERFEGLLPPVVTAPAFAIRKPAVAVFTLDDYVAAGIMSADQAETLRAAVASRANILVAGGTSTGKTTLTNALLAEVAKGADRVVIIEDTRELQCRAENLVAMRTKDGVATLSDLVRSSLRLRPDRIPIGEVRGAEALDLLKAWGTGHPGGIGTIHAGTAIGALRRLEQLIQEAVVTVPRALIAETIDLIAVLAGRGASRRLAELARVEGLGPDGDYRITSITLNHAGDPS; encoded by the coding sequence ATGTCGGCTGCTCACCAGAGACCGGAGGCGATCCAGCGCGGCGCGCGCATGCTGCGCACCGCGCTCGGTCCTGCCATCGCCCGGTTTCTGGAAGATCCCGCAACCGTCGAAGTGATGCTCAACCCGGACGGCCGGCTGTGGATCGACCGTCTCTCGGAGGGACTGTCCGATACCGGCGAGCGGCTGTCGGCAGCGGACGCCGAGCGCATCGTCCGCCTGGTCGCGCATCACGTCGGCGCCGAGGTACATCCTGGCAGTCCGCGCGTCTCGGCTGAACTGCCGGAAACCGGTGAACGCTTTGAAGGTCTTTTGCCGCCGGTAGTGACGGCGCCGGCCTTCGCCATCCGCAAGCCTGCTGTCGCCGTCTTCACGCTCGACGACTATGTCGCCGCCGGCATCATGTCGGCGGATCAGGCCGAGACACTGCGCGCGGCCGTCGCATCGCGCGCCAACATCCTCGTCGCCGGCGGCACATCGACCGGCAAGACGACGCTGACCAATGCGCTTCTCGCCGAAGTGGCGAAGGGCGCCGATCGCGTCGTCATCATCGAGGACACGCGCGAGCTGCAATGCCGCGCGGAAAACCTCGTCGCCATGCGGACGAAGGATGGCGTCGCGACGCTTTCCGATCTGGTCCGCTCGTCGCTTCGTCTTCGACCCGATCGCATTCCTATCGGCGAAGTCCGCGGCGCCGAAGCGCTCGACTTGCTCAAGGCGTGGGGAACGGGACACCCCGGCGGCATTGGCACCATCCATGCCGGCACCGCCATCGGCGCGCTGCGCCGGCTCGAACAGCTCATCCAGGAAGCCGTCGTCACCGTCCCGCGCGCGCTGATCGCCGAGACCATCGACCTCATCGCCGTGCTCGCGGGCCGGGGCGCGTCGCGCCGACTCGCCGAACTCGCCCGCGTCGAAGGGCTCGGCCCGGACGGCGACTACCGCATCACTTCGATAACCCTCAACCACGCAGGAGACCCATCATGA
- a CDS encoding helix-turn-helix domain-containing protein, translating into MDLKEVMARNLRRTRHDQKLTQEELAERSGLSARYLGAVERGDVSASVTVLGRIAEALGVEPAELVKRSGRRS; encoded by the coding sequence ATGGATCTCAAGGAGGTCATGGCGAGGAATCTGCGTCGAACACGCCACGATCAGAAGTTGACGCAGGAGGAGCTGGCCGAACGCTCTGGCCTGAGCGCCCGCTATCTCGGAGCAGTCGAACGGGGTGACGTTTCGGCGAGCGTAACCGTGCTCGGACGAATCGCAGAGGCGTTGGGGGTGGAGCCTGCGGAGCTGGTGAAGCGTTCAGGCCGTCGGAGCTGA